The following proteins are co-located in the Maridesulfovibrio sp. genome:
- a CDS encoding 4Fe-4S dicluster domain-containing protein: MGIVNITKTYDADFVKQVEKESGQNVSLCYQCGNCTAGCPYTFAYDIPVSRIMRMVQAGQKETVLKCKSLWLCATCESCTTRCPNNIDVAHIMDVLRHMARREGYAPVPTVKKFWDSFLDSVENNGRVFEVGLLAAYVAKTGRFWTDLDLGPKVLPKGKMHFKPHEIQGKDEIKKIFKRFQEESHK; the protein is encoded by the coding sequence ATGGGAATAGTTAATATTACTAAGACTTACGATGCCGATTTTGTTAAACAGGTAGAAAAGGAAAGCGGACAGAATGTCTCCCTTTGCTACCAGTGCGGTAACTGTACCGCCGGATGTCCGTACACTTTCGCGTACGACATCCCAGTAAGCAGAATCATGCGTATGGTTCAGGCAGGGCAAAAGGAAACCGTGCTCAAGTGCAAGTCTCTCTGGCTTTGCGCAACCTGCGAATCCTGCACCACAAGGTGCCCCAACAACATCGACGTGGCTCACATCATGGATGTGCTGCGCCACATGGCCCGCAGGGAAGGATATGCTCCTGTTCCCACGGTCAAGAAATTCTGGGACAGCTTCCTCGATTCCGTTGAAAACAACGGAAGAGTATTCGAAGTAGGCCTGCTTGCAGCTTATGTTGCCAAGACAGGACGTTTCTGGACTGACCTTGATCTGGGACCGAAAGTACTGCCCAAGGGCAAGATGCATTTCAAACCCCACGAGATTCAGGGCAAGGATGAAATCAAGAAAATCTTCAAAAGATTCCAAGAGGAGTCCCACAAATGA
- a CDS encoding CoB--CoM heterodisulfide reductase iron-sulfur subunit A family protein, whose amino-acid sequence MKIGVFVCHCGTNIEGTVDTAAVAAAAREFPGVVFATDTMYACSEPGQDEIIEAIKEHKLDGVVVASCTPRMHEPTFRKTLERAGLNRYLFEMANIREHVSWIGRDREANTNKATDLVRMAAAKLLNNKPLHAKFFDMNKKVMIVGGGVAGIQAALDCADGGLEVILVEKTSSIGGKMAKLDKTFPTVDCSSCILGPRMVDVAQHPNITLYACSEIEEVNGYVGNFSVKVKRKATYVDWEKCTGCGICMEKCPSKKADNPFDEELGKTTAINIPFPQAIPKKAVIDPNFCIKIKRDKCGVCAKVCPSEAIVYDQVDEFVVEEVGAVIAATGFDLVDWTVYGEYGGGQYPDVITSLQYERMLSASGPTEGHIKRPSDGKEPKNVVFIQCVGSRDKSIGRPYCSGFCCMYTAKQAILTKDHCPDSQSYVFYMDIRSPGKMFDEFTRRAQEEYEARYIRGRVSMIYPKGDKLVVRGADTLMGDQVEIDADLVVLAVGAESAHGASDLAKKLRISYDAYGFFMEGHPKLKPVETNTAGVFLAGSCQGPKDIPSSVAQGSAAAAKVLAMFAKDQLESDPAVSVVDIKRCIGCGKCISTCPFGAIKEVDFRGQPKAEVIETICQGCGICTSTCPQGAIQLQHFTDNQILAEVNAVCRF is encoded by the coding sequence ATGAAAATTGGAGTTTTTGTCTGCCATTGCGGGACTAACATCGAAGGTACCGTGGATACCGCTGCCGTTGCTGCAGCCGCACGGGAATTCCCCGGTGTTGTTTTCGCAACCGATACAATGTACGCCTGCTCCGAACCCGGACAGGACGAGATCATAGAAGCAATCAAGGAACACAAACTCGACGGCGTGGTTGTAGCATCCTGCACACCCAGAATGCACGAGCCCACCTTCCGCAAAACCCTCGAAAGAGCCGGCCTTAACCGTTACCTCTTCGAGATGGCCAACATCAGGGAACACGTTTCCTGGATCGGCCGTGACCGCGAAGCCAACACCAACAAGGCAACCGACCTTGTTCGCATGGCAGCGGCCAAACTGCTCAACAACAAGCCTCTCCATGCCAAGTTCTTTGACATGAACAAAAAGGTTATGATTGTGGGCGGCGGTGTTGCCGGTATTCAGGCAGCTCTTGACTGCGCTGACGGCGGCCTCGAAGTTATCCTTGTTGAAAAAACATCCTCCATCGGCGGTAAGATGGCAAAACTGGATAAGACTTTCCCCACAGTGGACTGCTCCAGTTGTATCCTCGGCCCCCGCATGGTTGACGTTGCCCAGCATCCCAACATTACCCTCTACGCTTGTTCCGAGATTGAAGAAGTAAACGGTTATGTGGGTAACTTCTCCGTTAAAGTAAAAAGAAAAGCCACCTATGTTGACTGGGAAAAATGTACCGGTTGCGGTATATGCATGGAAAAATGCCCCAGCAAGAAGGCTGACAACCCCTTTGACGAAGAACTGGGTAAAACCACTGCGATCAACATCCCCTTTCCTCAGGCTATCCCCAAAAAAGCGGTTATTGATCCCAACTTCTGCATCAAAATCAAACGCGATAAATGCGGCGTCTGCGCCAAGGTCTGCCCCTCTGAAGCCATCGTTTACGATCAGGTCGATGAGTTTGTAGTTGAAGAAGTAGGCGCAGTTATTGCGGCTACCGGTTTCGACCTCGTAGACTGGACTGTATACGGCGAATACGGCGGAGGTCAGTACCCCGACGTAATCACCTCCCTGCAGTACGAACGCATGCTCTCCGCTTCCGGCCCCACCGAGGGACACATCAAGCGTCCTTCCGATGGCAAGGAACCCAAAAACGTGGTCTTCATCCAGTGCGTAGGCTCCCGTGATAAATCCATCGGGCGTCCCTACTGCTCCGGCTTCTGCTGCATGTACACCGCAAAGCAGGCTATCCTGACCAAGGACCACTGCCCGGATTCACAGTCCTACGTATTCTACATGGACATCCGTTCTCCGGGTAAGATGTTCGACGAGTTCACCCGCAGGGCACAGGAAGAATACGAAGCAAGATACATCCGCGGCCGCGTGTCCATGATCTACCCCAAAGGTGACAAGCTCGTTGTACGCGGTGCCGACACCCTCATGGGCGATCAGGTCGAAATTGACGCGGACCTCGTTGTCCTCGCAGTCGGTGCTGAATCAGCACACGGCGCTTCCGACCTCGCCAAGAAACTGCGCATCTCCTACGATGCATACGGTTTCTTCATGGAAGGCCACCCCAAACTCAAGCCTGTTGAAACCAACACCGCCGGTGTTTTCCTCGCCGGTTCATGTCAGGGTCCCAAAGACATTCCTTCCTCTGTTGCACAGGGTAGTGCGGCAGCGGCAAAAGTTCTGGCCATGTTCGCCAAGGACCAGCTGGAAAGTGACCCCGCGGTTTCTGTAGTTGATATCAAACGCTGCATCGGTTGCGGCAAATGCATCAGCACCTGCCCCTTCGGAGCTATTAAAGAAGTAGACTTCCGCGGACAGCCCAAAGCTGAGGTGATTGAAACAATTTGTCAGGGCTGCGGTATCTGCACATCCACCTGTCCTCAGGGTGCAATCCAGCTCCAGCACTTCACTGACAATCAGATTCTTGCGGAGGTTAACGCAGTATGCCGGTTCTAG
- a CDS encoding NAD(P)/FAD-dependent oxidoreductase: protein MSNTSSKYDVIILGAGASGLYCAMHAAARGRKVLVLDHSGKAGRKIRVAGGGKCNFTNMDVAAGNYISANPHFVKSALARHNQWDFISFVAEAGIEYEEREDGQLFTLEGAGLIAGLLVSKCHRAGVEILLDRQIEEVSGEGPFKVRSGTQVFEAESLVVALGSPAWPQVGASAFGYKLAEQYGLKTIPARPSLVPFTISGRDGKFCKELSGNALPVEMTCEKRTFAGDMLFTHKGISGPAVLQISNYWRRGSALTINLLPAHNISEILESHKGENMALRNFLARYFTRKMVGLLLDGQDEETPVSQLTKKRQLALAERIHSWLVKPQGTEGFAKAEVASGGVDTAEISSKTMESKKVPGLYFIGEVLDVTGWLGGYNLQWAWSSGYAAGQFV, encoded by the coding sequence ATGAGCAATACCTCTTCAAAATATGATGTAATTATCCTCGGCGCGGGCGCGTCCGGGCTTTATTGTGCCATGCATGCTGCTGCGCGCGGACGTAAGGTGCTGGTGCTGGACCATTCCGGTAAGGCGGGGCGTAAGATCCGTGTTGCAGGGGGCGGTAAGTGCAACTTTACCAATATGGATGTTGCGGCTGGTAACTATATTTCCGCGAACCCCCATTTCGTTAAGTCTGCGCTTGCGCGGCACAATCAGTGGGATTTTATCTCCTTTGTTGCCGAGGCCGGTATTGAATACGAGGAGCGCGAAGACGGGCAGCTTTTTACCCTTGAGGGTGCCGGGCTCATTGCCGGACTTCTGGTGTCTAAGTGCCACCGTGCGGGTGTTGAGATTCTTTTGGATCGTCAGATTGAAGAGGTCAGCGGTGAAGGACCGTTCAAGGTGCGTAGCGGTACGCAGGTCTTTGAGGCTGAGTCACTGGTTGTGGCGCTGGGTTCCCCGGCTTGGCCTCAAGTTGGTGCTTCTGCGTTCGGTTACAAGCTTGCCGAACAGTACGGGCTCAAGACGATCCCGGCGCGTCCCTCTTTGGTTCCGTTTACCATCAGCGGACGGGACGGGAAGTTTTGCAAGGAATTGAGCGGCAATGCCTTGCCTGTGGAAATGACCTGCGAGAAACGCACTTTTGCGGGCGATATGCTTTTCACCCACAAGGGGATTTCCGGTCCGGCAGTGCTTCAGATTTCCAACTACTGGCGGCGTGGCTCGGCACTGACCATTAATCTGCTACCTGCTCATAATATTTCAGAAATTCTTGAATCGCATAAGGGCGAGAATATGGCCCTGCGTAATTTTCTGGCCCGCTATTTCACCCGCAAGATGGTCGGTTTGTTGCTGGATGGACAGGACGAGGAGACTCCGGTTAGCCAGTTGACCAAGAAGCGCCAGCTTGCCCTTGCTGAGCGTATTCATTCTTGGCTGGTCAAGCCGCAGGGAACTGAAGGTTTCGCCAAGGCTGAGGTTGCTTCTGGCGGCGTGGATACTGCTGAAATTTCTTCCAAGACTATGGAAAGCAAGAAAGTCCCCGGACTTTATTTTATTGGTGAAGTGCTTGATGTTACCGGTTGGCTGGGCGGTTATAACCTGCAATGGGCATGGTCTTCGGGCTATGCGGCTGGGCAGTTTGTTTAA
- a CDS encoding 4Fe-4S dicluster domain-containing protein has product MKNLEDLKKQIKDGLSELDVVIGWTDSFDPLHATPHFMRSEADVDKLKVDALSVHNLATYLPSLKGKKVGIVVKGCDSRSVVELLQENLIKREDVTIFGFGCTGVVDQTKIRRAVGDVGQVEACEVSESEVKLTVDGKEHKLPMADMLSDKCQTCRYPNAVLSDQFVGEEIKATASFEDGYKDLEEFEAKSTEEKFAFWLGEMDRCIRCYACRNACPMCVCRDHCVAQSRDPHWLSQEAHVRDKWMFQVIHAYHLTGRCTECGECQRACPVDIPILLFKKKFNKEIKEVFNYEAGLDPQATPPLQTFKIEEPTIKEKEW; this is encoded by the coding sequence GTGAAAAATCTGGAAGATCTTAAAAAGCAAATTAAGGACGGACTGTCTGAGCTTGATGTGGTCATCGGGTGGACAGACAGCTTCGATCCTCTGCATGCCACTCCGCACTTCATGCGCAGTGAAGCAGATGTAGATAAATTGAAAGTAGACGCGCTCAGCGTTCACAACCTTGCCACCTACCTGCCCTCCCTGAAGGGTAAAAAGGTCGGTATCGTGGTCAAAGGCTGCGACAGCCGTTCCGTTGTTGAACTGCTGCAGGAAAACCTCATCAAGCGTGAAGACGTGACCATCTTCGGTTTCGGCTGTACCGGCGTTGTGGACCAGACCAAAATCCGCCGCGCTGTCGGTGATGTAGGACAGGTTGAAGCCTGCGAAGTGAGCGAATCTGAAGTGAAACTCACCGTAGACGGTAAAGAGCACAAGCTGCCCATGGCAGACATGCTCTCTGACAAATGCCAGACCTGCCGCTACCCTAACGCAGTTCTCTCCGACCAGTTTGTCGGTGAAGAGATCAAAGCTACCGCTTCTTTTGAAGACGGCTACAAGGATCTCGAAGAATTCGAAGCCAAGTCCACCGAAGAAAAATTCGCATTCTGGCTTGGTGAGATGGACCGCTGCATCCGCTGCTACGCATGCCGTAACGCATGCCCCATGTGTGTATGCCGCGACCATTGTGTAGCGCAGTCCCGTGATCCGCACTGGCTGAGCCAGGAAGCCCACGTCCGCGACAAGTGGATGTTTCAGGTTATCCACGCTTACCACCTTACCGGTCGCTGCACCGAGTGCGGTGAGTGCCAGCGCGCCTGCCCGGTAGACATTCCCATCCTGCTCTTCAAGAAGAAGTTCAACAAGGAAATCAAGGAAGTCTTCAACTACGAAGCCGGTCTTGATCCTCAGGCAACTCCGCCGCTGCAGACCTTCAAAATTGAAGAACCGACCATCAAGGAGAAGGAGTGGTAG
- a CDS encoding response regulator, whose product MKILLVDDEKINALSASRLLEKHGYEVTVASNGQEALDRLDESDFDCILMDIQMPEMDGYEAIDRIRDEFVFGEKSKTPIIAMTGHCYSDAYEEFKRAGIKHYICKPFDFNNLLEVIKKATS is encoded by the coding sequence ATGAAAATACTGCTTGTTGATGACGAAAAGATAAATGCGCTCTCCGCTTCACGGTTGCTTGAAAAACATGGCTACGAGGTAACAGTAGCCTCCAACGGACAAGAGGCCCTTGACCGGCTGGACGAATCTGATTTCGACTGCATCCTGATGGACATCCAGATGCCCGAAATGGACGGCTATGAAGCCATCGACAGAATCCGTGATGAATTTGTATTCGGTGAAAAGTCAAAAACGCCCATCATAGCCATGACCGGGCATTGTTATTCCGATGCCTATGAAGAATTCAAACGGGCCGGAATCAAGCATTACATCTGCAAGCCATTTGATTTCAATAACCTGCTAGAGGTAATCAAGAAAGCTACGAGTTAA
- a CDS encoding FAD/NAD(P)-binding protein, producing the protein MANNPYLPAMATIQEVIQETPNIMTFRVTFNDPGYKEKFTFEPGQVGQLSAFGIGESTFVINSSPTRMDYLQFSVMRTGEVTDKLHSLSAGDQIGVRAPLGNYFPYEDMKGKDIVFVGGGIGMAPLRTLLYYMLDNRKDYGKITLLYGARTPVDMAYQYELPEWLERDDLDTHLTIDAEYEGWEHNVGLIPNVLLEIAPKPKNAVAITCGPPIMIKFTVQALAKLGFKDNQIVTTLEKRMKCGVGICGRCNIGTSYVCQDGPVYTYEQLKKLPNEM; encoded by the coding sequence ATGGCTAATAATCCTTATCTTCCTGCGATGGCCACCATTCAGGAGGTCATTCAGGAAACTCCCAATATCATGACTTTCCGGGTGACCTTCAACGATCCCGGCTACAAAGAAAAATTCACATTTGAGCCCGGTCAGGTAGGACAGCTGTCCGCCTTCGGTATCGGTGAATCCACTTTCGTAATCAACTCTTCCCCCACCCGCATGGACTACCTGCAGTTCAGCGTCATGCGTACCGGGGAAGTAACCGATAAGCTGCACTCCCTGAGCGCAGGCGACCAGATCGGCGTGCGCGCACCTCTGGGCAACTACTTCCCTTACGAAGACATGAAAGGTAAAGATATCGTCTTCGTTGGTGGCGGTATCGGTATGGCCCCCCTGCGCACCCTGCTCTACTACATGCTGGATAACCGCAAGGACTACGGCAAGATCACCCTGCTCTACGGAGCAAGAACTCCCGTAGACATGGCTTACCAGTATGAGCTGCCCGAATGGCTGGAACGCGACGACCTCGACACCCATCTGACCATTGATGCGGAATACGAAGGCTGGGAGCACAACGTGGGCCTGATCCCCAACGTGCTGCTGGAAATCGCACCCAAGCCGAAGAACGCAGTAGCTATTACCTGCGGTCCTCCGATCATGATCAAATTCACCGTGCAGGCACTCGCCAAGCTCGGTTTCAAGGACAATCAGATTGTGACCACCCTTGAAAAACGCATGAAATGCGGTGTTGGTATCTGCGGCCGTTGTAACATCGGCACCAGCTACGTATGTCAGGACGGTCCCGTCTACACATACGAACAGCTTAAGAAGCTGCCCAACGAAATGTAA
- a CDS encoding cytochrome c family protein, translating into MVLRGFAVRIGVILAVITVFSCSLVEYGITDSATYVGSEACAECHEVEYNNYKKFSKKAHSSKSVKIMASDLSPDELKECFGCHATGYGKPGGFVSFEQTPKLADAGCEVCHGPGSLHAEDGDPELIKRKMAIEECEVCHNAERVNNFNYKPLIFGGAH; encoded by the coding sequence ATGGTATTAAGAGGTTTTGCCGTAAGGATTGGGGTGATTCTGGCGGTAATTACAGTTTTTAGCTGTTCGCTGGTCGAATATGGGATTACGGATTCAGCGACATATGTGGGGTCTGAGGCATGTGCAGAATGCCATGAGGTGGAGTACAACAACTATAAGAAATTTTCTAAAAAGGCCCACTCCAGTAAAAGCGTGAAGATCATGGCTTCAGATCTTAGTCCTGACGAGCTTAAGGAGTGCTTTGGATGTCATGCTACCGGGTATGGGAAACCCGGCGGATTCGTTTCTTTTGAACAAACTCCCAAGCTTGCAGATGCAGGGTGTGAGGTTTGTCACGGTCCGGGGTCTCTTCATGCTGAAGACGGCGATCCGGAGCTGATCAAGAGAAAGATGGCTATCGAGGAGTGTGAAGTCTGCCATAATGCAGAACGGGTCAACAACTTCAATTACAAGCCGCTGATTTTCGGCGGAGCTCACTAG
- a CDS encoding 4Fe-4S dicluster domain-containing protein — protein sequence MAKFIKSDKVSAWLEELGQKHEVLAPRNEGDAIVFKPYDSKKGFNIEREATAPPKKACFPQSETLVKFSHIKDLENPEKVALDVKETIPDSSWVVFGSRPCDARGFTMFDRVYLNGKHVDVYYKARRENTYFITLACEKGETTCFCHWVGSGPSDPTGSDVLMVPVDGGYFLEAVSDRGEALLSSSMLEDGGSKQADADKFRADADQSMGEAQDLSKAPAKLLEAFDDIDFWEAQSAKCLSCGACTYLCPTCYCFNITDESDGVKGERIRSWDNCMSNQFTLEASGHNPRPTKAHRLKNRVGHKFSYYPDLHDGVISCCGCGRCIKSCPVGVDIREIVLNAIAYEAKEKANG from the coding sequence ATGGCAAAATTCATCAAATCCGACAAGGTATCGGCATGGCTGGAAGAACTGGGCCAGAAGCACGAAGTACTTGCTCCCCGTAACGAGGGTGATGCTATCGTCTTCAAGCCCTACGACTCCAAGAAAGGTTTCAACATCGAGCGCGAAGCAACCGCCCCTCCGAAAAAGGCCTGCTTTCCCCAGAGTGAAACCCTTGTAAAATTCAGCCACATCAAAGATCTTGAGAATCCCGAGAAAGTGGCCCTTGATGTAAAGGAAACCATTCCTGATTCATCATGGGTTGTTTTCGGCAGCCGTCCCTGTGACGCACGCGGATTCACCATGTTCGACCGTGTTTACCTGAACGGCAAGCACGTGGACGTATATTACAAAGCCCGCAGGGAAAACACCTACTTCATCACTCTCGCGTGTGAAAAAGGTGAGACTACCTGTTTCTGTCACTGGGTTGGTTCCGGCCCGTCCGATCCCACCGGATCCGACGTACTTATGGTTCCCGTGGACGGCGGCTACTTCCTCGAAGCAGTCAGCGACCGCGGCGAAGCTCTGCTTTCCAGCTCCATGCTGGAAGACGGCGGTTCCAAACAGGCTGATGCCGACAAGTTCCGCGCAGATGCCGACCAGTCCATGGGCGAAGCACAGGACCTTTCCAAAGCTCCCGCGAAGCTTCTCGAAGCTTTCGACGATATAGACTTCTGGGAAGCACAGTCCGCCAAGTGCCTGAGCTGCGGTGCATGCACCTATCTCTGTCCCACCTGCTACTGCTTCAACATCACCGACGAATCCGACGGAGTCAAAGGTGAGCGCATCAGAAGCTGGGACAACTGCATGTCCAACCAGTTCACCCTTGAGGCCAGCGGACACAACCCCCGCCCCACCAAGGCCCACCGCCTTAAAAACAGGGTCGGCCACAAATTCAGCTACTACCCTGACCTGCATGACGGAGTTATCTCCTGCTGCGGTTGCGGTCGCTGCATCAAGAGCTGCCCCGTTGGTGTGGACATCCGTGAAATCGTCCTGAACGCTATTGCATACGAAGCAAAGGAGAAAGCAAATGGCTAA
- a CDS encoding hydrogenase iron-sulfur subunit produces the protein MPVLEGKELRIVGFLCNWCSYGGADTAGVGRFTQPTDLRIIKVPCSGRIDPLFIVKTLMSGADGVLVSGCHPNDCHYAEGNFYARRRLEMLKRFIPMLGIDPERFDYTWVSASEGQRWQEVVTKFTEQIHKLGPAQKIEGPEAEETLKLMEASL, from the coding sequence ATGCCGGTTCTAGAAGGTAAAGAACTCAGAATCGTCGGTTTTCTCTGCAACTGGTGCTCCTACGGTGGAGCTGACACCGCCGGTGTAGGTAGATTCACCCAGCCGACTGACCTGAGAATCATCAAGGTTCCCTGTTCAGGCAGGATTGATCCTCTGTTTATTGTGAAGACACTCATGTCCGGCGCGGACGGAGTGCTCGTGTCCGGTTGTCACCCCAACGACTGCCACTATGCTGAAGGTAACTTCTATGCCCGCCGCAGGCTGGAAATGCTCAAAAGGTTCATCCCCATGCTGGGAATCGATCCCGAGCGTTTCGACTACACCTGGGTTTCCGCATCAGAAGGCCAGCGCTGGCAGGAAGTTGTGACCAAATTCACCGAACAGATTCACAAACTCGGCCCGGCCCAAAAGATCGAGGGTCCCGAAGCCGAGGAGACACTCAAATTGATGGAAGCTTCCCTCTAA
- a CDS encoding CoB--CoM heterodisulfide reductase iron-sulfur subunit B family protein gives MSDSLTYAYYPGCSGAGTSMEYDMSTRAVCEKLGIRLTDIPDWSCCGSTPAHTVDHTLSSALSARNLQLVEKMNLDTAITPCPSCLTNLKTAEHRMKKDEMREKVNKLLDNPYNGGVSTKSVLQILVEDLGLDALKKSTIKPLKGLKVAAYYGCIMNRPPEVMNFDDPEHPMAMDNIMKAMGATVLPFPLKVECCGASFGIPRKDVVMNLSGKLLDAADDLGVDALVTACPLCQMNLDLRQSQVNSATGAKHNLPIFYYTQLMGLALGMSEKELGMDKLCVSPRKAINAIGKEEKK, from the coding sequence ATGAGTGATTCCTTAACATATGCCTACTATCCCGGATGTTCCGGCGCTGGAACATCCATGGAATACGACATGTCCACCCGGGCTGTCTGTGAAAAGCTGGGAATCCGGCTCACCGACATTCCCGACTGGAGCTGCTGCGGTTCCACCCCGGCTCACACCGTGGACCACACACTTTCCAGCGCACTCTCCGCCCGCAACTTACAGCTGGTTGAGAAAATGAATCTGGATACTGCAATTACCCCTTGCCCCAGTTGTCTGACCAACCTCAAAACCGCAGAACATCGTATGAAAAAAGACGAGATGCGCGAGAAGGTCAACAAACTGCTGGACAATCCCTACAACGGCGGTGTCTCCACCAAATCTGTGCTCCAGATTCTCGTTGAAGACCTCGGTCTTGACGCGCTGAAAAAGAGCACCATCAAACCGCTCAAGGGACTCAAAGTTGCCGCCTACTACGGCTGCATCATGAACCGTCCCCCGGAAGTGATGAACTTCGATGACCCCGAGCACCCAATGGCCATGGACAACATCATGAAAGCCATGGGCGCCACCGTACTGCCTTTTCCTTTAAAGGTAGAATGCTGCGGAGCTTCCTTCGGTATCCCCCGCAAGGATGTGGTCATGAACCTGTCCGGCAAGCTGCTTGACGCGGCAGACGATCTCGGTGTTGACGCACTGGTCACCGCCTGCCCCCTGTGCCAGATGAACCTTGACCTGCGCCAGTCTCAGGTCAACTCTGCAACAGGTGCCAAGCACAACCTGCCCATCTTCTACTACACCCAGCTCATGGGCCTCGCCCTCGGCATGAGTGAAAAAGAACTGGGAATGGACAAGCTCTGCGTGAGCCCCCGTAAAGCTATCAATGCCATCGGCAAAGAAGAAAAGAAATAG